Proteins from a single region of Chryseomicrobium sp. FSL W7-1435:
- a CDS encoding aminodeoxychorismate/anthranilate synthase component II translates to MILLIDHYDSFTYNLAQYLQELGEQVEVVRYDALTIEAIHQMNPKVIVLSPGPGHPRDYTVTQDIFKKLHTTYPFLGICLGHQLMGLCTGAEIISAPQIFHGKTSQLVDAVTNEDVGVVMRYHSLAVDSGTLSEEFVTVSFAQEDGTLMEMRHRTLPIVGMQYHPESIGTPDGRERLANYLQGVMRSESYL, encoded by the coding sequence ATGATTCTGTTAATCGATCACTACGATTCGTTTACTTATAACCTGGCTCAGTACCTTCAAGAACTCGGCGAACAGGTCGAAGTGGTACGCTATGATGCACTAACTATTGAAGCAATTCATCAGATGAACCCGAAAGTCATCGTATTATCGCCTGGTCCTGGTCATCCGAGAGACTACACGGTAACGCAAGATATTTTCAAGAAGCTTCATACAACTTACCCGTTCCTCGGCATCTGTCTCGGCCATCAGTTAATGGGGCTTTGCACAGGAGCGGAAATCATCTCTGCACCTCAAATTTTTCACGGCAAAACGTCCCAGTTAGTTGATGCTGTGACGAACGAGGATGTCGGCGTAGTGATGCGCTACCATTCGCTAGCGGTTGATTCCGGAACTCTCTCAGAAGAGTTTGTAACTGTAAGTTTTGCGCAAGAAGACGGTACCTTAATGGAAATGCGCCATCGCACATTGCCAATCGTCGGAATGCAGTACCATCCGGAATCCATTGGAACTCCCGATGGCAGAGAGCGCTTGGCCAACTACTTACAAGGAGTGATGCGAAGTGAAAGCTACTTATGA
- the trpD gene encoding anthranilate phosphoribosyltransferase, whose protein sequence is MKATYERILEGDYLSQAEMKQLAGQFFEANADEKLIKDILLALHARQETAEELAGVVDALMERATPYPTVPFPVFDMCGTGGDQSGSFNISTTSAFVTSGAGVRVAKHGNRSISSRSGSADVLAALGLELTVAPEESARLLKTTGLTFLFAPDVHPSMKVLQPIRKAIGKPTLFNLIGPLANPYALTHQLIGVYREDYQQTLAEAAQLLGRKRAVIVTGAGRLDEASLDGMTRYTVLQDAEITTHTLSAEQVGLSPLPRETIAGGEAEENAKILRSVLQGEPSAYLDTTLLNSGFALFAAGAASTVAEGIEVARESIQSGKALQQLLHYPTAVEVTS, encoded by the coding sequence GTGAAAGCTACTTATGAGCGAATCTTAGAAGGCGACTACTTATCGCAAGCAGAGATGAAACAACTTGCCGGACAATTTTTTGAAGCGAATGCCGATGAGAAGTTGATCAAGGACATCCTGCTGGCTCTTCACGCTAGACAAGAGACTGCTGAAGAACTTGCCGGTGTTGTGGATGCATTGATGGAACGTGCTACTCCTTACCCGACAGTTCCCTTTCCTGTCTTTGATATGTGCGGGACAGGTGGCGATCAATCGGGAAGCTTCAATATCAGCACAACGTCTGCCTTTGTGACCTCAGGCGCTGGCGTTCGTGTAGCCAAACATGGCAACCGCAGCATCTCGAGTCGATCAGGAAGTGCCGATGTATTAGCAGCTCTTGGCTTAGAACTCACAGTCGCACCTGAAGAAAGCGCACGACTCCTTAAGACCACAGGGTTAACCTTTTTATTCGCACCGGATGTTCATCCGTCAATGAAAGTGTTGCAGCCGATTCGAAAAGCAATCGGGAAACCGACACTTTTCAATTTGATCGGACCTCTCGCCAATCCTTATGCATTGACGCATCAATTAATTGGCGTTTACCGGGAAGACTACCAGCAAACTCTAGCTGAAGCAGCGCAACTGCTTGGCAGAAAACGAGCCGTCATCGTGACGGGTGCAGGACGTCTTGACGAAGCATCTCTCGACGGAATGACACGTTACACTGTGTTGCAGGATGCTGAAATTACGACACATACGTTATCCGCAGAACAGGTCGGTCTTTCCCCTCTTCCGCGTGAAACAATCGCAGGTGGCGAGGCAGAAGAAAACGCTAAAATTTTACGTTCTGTTTTACAAGGAGAGCCATCCGCCTATCTCGATACAACATTGTTAAATAGCGGATTCGCATTGTTTGCAGCAGGTGCTGCATCTACTGTAGCAGAAGGCATTGAAGTTGCTCGGGAAAGCATTCAGTCCGGCAAAGCACTTCAGCAATTACTGCATTACCCAACAGCTGTGGAGGTAACGTCATGA
- the trpC gene encoding indole-3-glycerol phosphate synthase TrpC translates to MTILDTIIATKYKELEQLKKTIFPGRAIPLRRKLSDTLTQSNRLEVIAEIKRASPSKGLIHPNLDAVEQAKRYVTGGAAAISVLTDQEYFQGSFDDLKQVAEATELPVLCKDFMVDSLQIDAAYHHGASIILLIVAALEVETLHSLYTYATGLGLEVLVEVHDEEELEVALTLGAQLIGVNNRDLRTFEVSLDTTERLASMIPTSANIHLISESGIVTQQDAERLSACGAHGLLVGETLVRASSVEEALQALQVGRVVHDTH, encoded by the coding sequence ATGACAATACTGGATACAATCATCGCAACGAAATATAAAGAACTCGAACAACTGAAGAAAACAATTTTTCCTGGGCGAGCAATCCCGCTTCGCCGAAAATTATCAGATACATTGACGCAATCCAATCGCCTTGAAGTGATTGCAGAAATCAAGCGTGCATCTCCTTCAAAAGGATTGATTCATCCGAACCTTGATGCCGTGGAACAAGCAAAACGATACGTAACTGGTGGTGCAGCCGCCATCTCTGTTTTGACAGATCAAGAGTATTTTCAAGGATCGTTTGACGATTTAAAACAAGTGGCAGAAGCGACAGAACTCCCGGTCCTGTGCAAAGACTTTATGGTCGATTCACTGCAAATCGATGCAGCCTATCACCACGGAGCTTCTATCATCTTATTGATAGTGGCCGCTCTGGAAGTGGAAACCCTCCATTCGTTGTACACCTACGCAACGGGTCTGGGACTTGAAGTGCTCGTTGAGGTGCACGATGAAGAAGAACTGGAAGTTGCTCTTACCCTAGGAGCCCAATTGATTGGAGTAAACAATCGCGACTTACGAACATTCGAGGTTTCTCTGGATACGACAGAACGATTGGCGAGTATGATTCCCACATCTGCAAACATCCACCTGATCAGTGAGAGCGGGATTGTCACACAACAAGATGCAGAGCGACTAAGTGCTTGTGGAGCTCACGGTTTGTTAGTCGGTGAGACACTGGTCCGTGCGTCTTCAGTAGAAGAGGCCCTACAAGCCCTTCAAGTTGGGAGGGTCGTCCATGACACGCATTAA
- a CDS encoding phosphoribosylanthranilate isomerase, with product MTRIKICGLKEAEHVEAAVFAGADAIGFVFAPSKRQVTVSEATELAKAIPFPVKKVGVFVNATVEEINATAQAVPLDYVQLHGDESDDLLNVIEVPVIKAFSIHSKEDLKTAFASPAPLVLVDAPGTTHRGGSGHTFDWTFFHEVPTSRPFILAGGLTPENVGQAVRDLQPVMVDVSSGVETDGRKDSEKIKAFIRAVREESR from the coding sequence ATGACACGCATTAAAATTTGTGGACTGAAAGAAGCGGAACATGTGGAAGCTGCGGTATTCGCAGGAGCAGATGCCATTGGTTTTGTTTTCGCCCCGAGTAAACGACAAGTGACTGTTTCGGAAGCGACGGAACTCGCAAAAGCCATTCCCTTTCCCGTCAAAAAAGTGGGTGTTTTCGTGAATGCGACTGTCGAAGAGATTAACGCTACAGCTCAAGCAGTCCCCCTTGATTACGTCCAATTGCACGGAGACGAATCGGACGATTTACTAAACGTCATTGAAGTACCTGTGATCAAAGCATTTTCGATTCACTCCAAAGAAGACTTGAAAACTGCTTTTGCAAGCCCTGCTCCTCTCGTATTGGTTGATGCACCAGGCACGACACATCGTGGAGGCTCAGGTCACACATTTGATTGGACATTCTTTCATGAAGTACCCACATCTAGACCCTTCATTTTAGCAGGTGGATTGACACCGGAAAATGTCGGACAAGCCGTTCGAGACTTGCAACCTGTTATGGTAGATGTTTCAAGCGGTGTCGAAACTGACGGACGAAAAGACAGCGAAAAAATTAAGGCGTTCATACGCGCCGTTCGGGAGGAATCACGATGA
- the trpB gene encoding tryptophan synthase subunit beta, with product MTNYTAPVKGRYGNYGGQFVPETLMHALAELEEAYLDAQKDQEFNDEVRYYLEQYVGRENPLYYAERLTEHYGKAKIYLKREDLNHTGAHKINNTVGQALLAKRMGKKKVVAETGAGQHGVATATVSALFGLECTIFMGKEDIRRQQLNVFRMELLGAKVVEVTQGSGTLKDAVNEALRYWVTHVDDTHYIMGSVLGPHPFPQIVRDYQSVIGQETRRQSLKQFEQLPTHVLACIGGGSNAMGMFYPFINDAEVKLIGIEAAGHGVASGKHAASLTGGKVGVLHGAMMHLLQDEAGQIKEAHSISAGLDYPGIGPEHSYLHDLGRVQYTSVTDEEALTALQLLAQTEGIIAALESAHALAHLDALLPTTTEDDHVVICLSGRGDKDVHTICEALASKEETE from the coding sequence ATGACAAATTACACAGCACCAGTGAAAGGCCGCTACGGAAACTACGGTGGCCAATTCGTTCCAGAAACGCTCATGCACGCTTTAGCAGAACTTGAAGAAGCCTACCTCGACGCTCAGAAAGATCAGGAGTTCAACGATGAAGTCCGCTACTACCTGGAGCAGTATGTCGGGCGTGAAAATCCGTTGTATTATGCAGAACGTCTAACTGAGCATTACGGTAAAGCGAAAATCTATTTAAAACGCGAAGACTTGAACCACACAGGTGCTCATAAGATCAACAACACAGTTGGCCAAGCCCTCCTTGCAAAACGCATGGGCAAAAAGAAAGTGGTCGCTGAAACTGGAGCTGGTCAACATGGTGTTGCCACAGCAACAGTCAGTGCATTGTTTGGACTTGAATGTACAATTTTTATGGGGAAAGAAGACATTCGCAGACAGCAGTTGAATGTTTTCCGGATGGAGTTGTTAGGTGCTAAGGTCGTCGAAGTCACACAAGGCAGTGGCACGCTGAAGGATGCGGTAAACGAAGCGCTTCGATACTGGGTCACACACGTAGATGATACGCATTACATCATGGGTTCCGTTCTTGGCCCTCACCCGTTCCCGCAAATTGTGCGAGACTACCAATCTGTCATTGGACAAGAGACGCGTCGCCAAAGTTTAAAGCAATTCGAGCAGTTGCCTACCCACGTTCTTGCGTGCATCGGCGGCGGAAGTAATGCCATGGGAATGTTCTATCCGTTCATTAATGATGCAGAAGTAAAGTTGATTGGAATTGAAGCTGCAGGTCACGGGGTCGCTTCAGGGAAACATGCAGCGAGTTTAACTGGAGGAAAAGTCGGCGTGTTACACGGCGCCATGATGCATCTCTTACAAGATGAAGCCGGTCAAATCAAGGAAGCCCACTCGATTTCTGCCGGTCTAGATTACCCTGGTATCGGGCCTGAGCATAGTTATCTACATGACCTCGGACGCGTGCAATACACGTCTGTAACAGATGAAGAAGCATTGACTGCTCTTCAGCTACTCGCCCAAACAGAAGGAATTATCGCTGCGCTTGAATCTGCGCATGCACTTGCTCATTTGGATGCCCTTCTTCCGACAACAACGGAAGACGATCACGTGGTAATTTGTTTATCCGGTCGTGGAGATAAAGATGTACACACAATCTGCGAAGCTTTAGCTAGTAAGGAGGAAACGGAATGA
- the trpA gene encoding tryptophan synthase subunit alpha, translating into MSRLTTAIQSRVDAGETAFIPYIMAGDGGLDALKEQLLFLQNSGATAVELGIPFSDPVADGPVIQEAGLRSLAHGTTLRDVLETVKGLEDDITIPLVVMTYFNPILQLGLDIFASLAKEARVAGVIVPDLPLEESEILSDVLEPAGIDLVQLVSLTSPRERVERIAKASQGFVYAVTVNGITGTRQSLPEETFKHLAALKSVSPVPVMAGFGVSTPKHVQQLGEVVDGVIVGSFVVDALHRGERDSIRTLLEATQSVKTLG; encoded by the coding sequence ATGAGTCGTTTAACTACAGCAATTCAATCACGCGTTGATGCAGGAGAAACAGCGTTTATTCCGTACATCATGGCGGGTGATGGTGGTCTCGATGCCTTGAAAGAGCAACTGTTATTCTTACAGAATTCTGGGGCAACTGCGGTTGAACTTGGCATCCCCTTTTCCGATCCTGTCGCAGATGGTCCGGTGATTCAAGAAGCTGGTCTCCGATCTCTTGCGCATGGAACTACGCTTCGCGACGTTCTTGAAACAGTAAAGGGTTTAGAGGATGACATTACCATTCCACTCGTAGTCATGACCTACTTCAATCCTATTTTGCAGCTTGGTCTTGATATATTTGCTTCCTTAGCAAAAGAGGCACGCGTGGCTGGTGTCATTGTACCCGACCTTCCACTTGAGGAGTCTGAGATATTATCAGATGTTTTAGAGCCTGCCGGAATAGATTTGGTTCAATTGGTCAGCTTAACGAGTCCACGTGAGCGCGTGGAGCGCATTGCGAAAGCTTCCCAAGGATTTGTTTATGCCGTCACTGTTAATGGGATTACGGGTACACGCCAGTCGTTACCTGAAGAAACCTTCAAGCATCTCGCTGCTTTGAAATCTGTGAGCCCCGTACCTGTCATGGCCGGATTTGGGGTCTCCACTCCTAAACATGTGCAGCAATTAGGCGAGGTCGTGGACGGTGTTATTGTCGGAAGCTTCGTCGTAGACGCGCTTCATCGCGGTGAGCGAGATTCTATTCGGACGTTGTTAGAAGCTACTCAATCTGTGAAGACTTTAGGGTGA
- a CDS encoding copper amine oxidase, with protein sequence MNYKMKSKAILAATLAMTMAAPTLAFAADHGDHSSTGGEATGDMGVSSPASELRSALTHLFTEHAFLAVETLKKGADGTEDFEALAGALSGNTDDLTAAVSSVYGEEAGAQFKEIWSSHIGYFVDYANATAADDQAGKDQAVAELDEYIVEQAAFLDAATEGRLPAADLEAGLTEHVGQLVAAFDSYVAGDYEASYISEREAINHMVMVASGMASAITDQFPENFENSVAVTPAADLRANLDRIFTEHAGLAVMAMQNGVDGDPDYDASAAALLANADDLSAAVASVYGEEGGAQFKEIWNSHIGYFVDYVVATANEDEAGKEQAMAELDEYIVEQAAFLATATEDRLPAADLEAGLTAHVDQLLAAFDLYVEGDYEGAYSNLREAYAHMLMPSEAISGAIVDQFPENFKGGEMPEGMPSTGMGGMAEEQGMGAEGFLLGSLLAASLGAAAFMTRRRKSEQN encoded by the coding sequence ATGAACTACAAAATGAAATCAAAAGCAATTTTAGCAGCTACACTAGCAATGACAATGGCAGCTCCAACTCTAGCTTTCGCAGCAGACCACGGTGATCATTCTTCAACTGGTGGAGAAGCTACAGGAGATATGGGCGTTTCATCTCCAGCTTCAGAATTACGTTCTGCATTAACTCACTTATTCACAGAGCACGCATTCTTAGCAGTTGAAACATTGAAAAAAGGTGCTGACGGAACAGAAGATTTCGAAGCATTAGCTGGCGCACTTAGCGGCAATACAGATGACTTAACTGCAGCTGTATCTTCTGTATACGGTGAAGAAGCAGGAGCACAATTTAAAGAAATTTGGTCATCACACATTGGCTACTTCGTTGATTATGCAAATGCAACAGCAGCAGATGATCAAGCTGGAAAAGACCAAGCAGTAGCTGAATTAGATGAATATATTGTAGAACAAGCAGCATTCTTAGATGCAGCAACTGAAGGACGTTTACCAGCAGCAGATCTAGAAGCTGGTTTGACTGAACACGTTGGTCAATTAGTAGCAGCTTTCGATAGCTATGTAGCTGGAGATTACGAAGCGTCTTACATCAGTGAGCGTGAAGCTATCAATCACATGGTAATGGTAGCATCTGGTATGGCTTCAGCAATCACTGACCAGTTCCCAGAGAACTTCGAAAACTCAGTAGCGGTAACACCAGCAGCTGATTTGCGTGCTAACTTAGACCGTATCTTCACAGAGCACGCTGGTTTAGCAGTAATGGCTATGCAAAATGGCGTTGACGGTGACCCTGATTATGACGCATCAGCAGCAGCACTTCTTGCAAATGCAGATGATCTATCAGCAGCAGTCGCTTCAGTATACGGTGAAGAAGGCGGAGCGCAGTTTAAAGAGATCTGGAACAGCCACATCGGCTACTTTGTAGACTATGTAGTTGCAACAGCTAATGAAGATGAAGCTGGCAAAGAGCAAGCAATGGCAGAACTTGACGAGTATATCGTTGAGCAAGCAGCATTCTTAGCTACAGCTACAGAAGATCGCTTACCAGCAGCAGATTTAGAAGCTGGTTTGACAGCTCACGTTGATCAATTACTAGCAGCATTTGACCTATATGTTGAGGGCGACTATGAAGGAGCTTACTCAAACCTACGTGAAGCATATGCTCACATGTTAATGCCATCAGAAGCTATCTCAGGAGCAATTGTTGATCAATTCCCAGAGAACTTCAAAGGCGGCGAAATGCCAGAAGGTATGCCAAGTACTGGTATGGGCGGAATGGCTGAAGAACAAGGCATGGGCGCAGAAGGATTCCTACTAGGATCTCTATTAGCAGCTTCTCTAGGTGCAGCAGCATTCATGACTCGTCGTCGTAAAAGCGAACAAAACTAA
- a CDS encoding anti-sigma factor has product MERVICDLTIDYFNDQLTAEEKERFEQHLEGCSECQQELAEWQMLSEDLPYVSEMVEPPIGMKERVLGSILDNSSSVAEQETVQSDTVVPFQQPQSTKSGRQTTARWIPLIAAALVLSLVGNAYLGWMVQDQQQALVTQSETVDQLVALVNLQPLEGDSSGTASIVRNGDEIRVVVQASSLPELSDEEVYQVWLIDEDGPDRAGTFTSTGTDGAVVYTLPAGQDFSWDQIAVSHEPTKDSESPLGEVLLASAISAPGNE; this is encoded by the coding sequence ATGGAACGAGTGATATGTGATTTAACAATCGATTATTTTAACGATCAATTGACAGCGGAAGAAAAAGAAAGATTCGAACAACATCTAGAAGGCTGTTCAGAGTGTCAACAAGAATTGGCAGAGTGGCAGATGTTATCAGAAGACCTTCCTTACGTCTCGGAGATGGTCGAACCACCAATCGGTATGAAGGAGCGAGTACTTGGTTCCATTCTAGACAATTCATCCTCAGTGGCAGAGCAAGAAACTGTACAGTCAGACACAGTTGTACCATTTCAACAACCACAATCAACAAAGAGCGGGCGGCAAACGACAGCTCGTTGGATACCATTGATAGCAGCTGCGTTAGTACTATCATTAGTAGGGAATGCCTATCTGGGTTGGATGGTACAGGATCAGCAGCAAGCTTTGGTAACTCAAAGTGAAACTGTCGACCAATTGGTTGCCCTAGTGAATTTACAACCTTTAGAGGGTGATTCGTCGGGAACCGCATCGATTGTCCGTAATGGTGACGAGATTCGTGTGGTCGTTCAAGCGTCATCACTTCCAGAGTTATCAGATGAAGAAGTGTACCAGGTATGGTTAATTGATGAAGACGGTCCAGATCGTGCAGGAACATTTACATCAACTGGGACAGATGGAGCGGTAGTGTATACCCTTCCGGCTGGGCAAGATTTCTCTTGGGATCAAATCGCTGTCTCTCATGAACCAACAAAAGATAGTGAGTCGCCTCTTGGAGAGGTGTTACTAGCATCCGCTATTTCAGCTCCAGGAAATGAATAA
- a CDS encoding sigma-70 family RNA polymerase sigma factor, with the protein MSFTDEQLYERILEKDSEALETLYNKYERLVFSFAYRMMQDKQRAEDVVQDVFSKLWRDHATFDASRGKFSSWLLTMTRNRCLDLIRKSSKQQEVGLLDKDAERVNDTLHDAPEQAVEWKEKSERIREAMSHLKEDQRKIVELFYFHGYSQDRISKDLDIPLGTVKGRIRLALQHLRKRLEPERGEFADGTSDM; encoded by the coding sequence GTGTCTTTTACAGATGAACAATTGTATGAAAGAATTTTAGAAAAAGATTCTGAGGCGTTAGAAACGCTTTATAATAAATATGAACGTCTTGTCTTCTCTTTTGCATATCGTATGATGCAAGATAAACAACGTGCAGAGGATGTTGTGCAAGATGTCTTCTCTAAGCTTTGGCGTGACCATGCGACATTTGATGCCAGTCGGGGGAAATTTTCTTCCTGGCTACTGACGATGACGCGCAATCGGTGTCTAGACCTTATTCGAAAATCGAGTAAGCAACAAGAGGTAGGATTACTCGATAAAGATGCAGAGCGTGTGAATGATACACTTCATGATGCGCCAGAGCAAGCAGTCGAATGGAAAGAAAAAAGTGAACGAATTCGTGAGGCGATGTCTCATTTAAAAGAAGATCAAAGAAAAATCGTAGAGCTGTTTTATTTTCATGGGTATTCGCAAGATCGCATTTCCAAAGACCTTGATATTCCACTTGGAACAGTAAAGGGAAGGATTCGCTTAGCCTTGCAGCATCTACGTAAACGATTAGAACCGGAAAGGGGGGAATTTGCAGATGGAACGAGTGATATGTGA
- a CDS encoding MATE family efflux transporter yields MKKSKPTGDLNLFHLTWPIFLEVFLFMLMGIVDTFMLSSLSDDAVSGVGAANQYIHIAILLLEVVAAGASIVVAQFLGSKLIKEASKVAAISITLNLVIGIILSIVYLVFAKTMMVAMNLQGDVLDFAQSYLSIVGGAIFLQAIINSLSAVIRVHGWTKQTMYVSLGMNIIHVIGNYVLIFGKFGFPELGVEGAAISSIGSRFLAMLVFFWLFYQVMEVRVKWRDYVSWSKDYVGKILRIGLPAAFEQILYQSAQIVFLFYITYLGAEALAARQYAHNISMFTYLFAIAIGMGTAIIVGRFVGAGRSEEAYQQLWKSVRYAMTFTVTAVTLVVIFRKSIVSIFTDNPEVIQLAAQVLVLGLVLETGRTLNIVIINSLRAAGDARFPVLMGAISMIGISLPLGYFFVFILDWGLVGVWAAIAIDEWTRGLIMLFRWKSKAWKRYALVNVPEQTKEAESL; encoded by the coding sequence GTGAAAAAATCAAAACCTACAGGTGATTTAAACCTTTTTCATTTAACGTGGCCCATCTTTTTAGAGGTCTTCTTATTTATGTTAATGGGAATTGTGGATACCTTTATGCTGAGCTCGTTATCAGATGACGCGGTTTCAGGTGTAGGTGCCGCCAATCAATACATTCACATTGCCATTCTTCTATTAGAAGTTGTCGCAGCCGGTGCCTCAATTGTTGTTGCGCAGTTCTTAGGTTCCAAACTTATAAAAGAAGCCTCAAAAGTAGCCGCTATATCGATCACTTTAAATTTAGTGATAGGAATTATTTTGAGTATCGTTTACCTCGTTTTTGCAAAAACTATGATGGTTGCGATGAATTTGCAAGGAGATGTATTGGATTTCGCCCAAAGCTATTTATCGATAGTAGGGGGAGCCATCTTTTTGCAAGCGATCATCAATTCTTTGTCCGCAGTAATTCGTGTGCACGGGTGGACGAAACAAACGATGTACGTATCCTTGGGTATGAACATTATCCATGTTATCGGTAACTATGTTTTGATTTTTGGTAAATTCGGCTTTCCGGAACTTGGTGTAGAAGGGGCCGCGATTTCTTCGATTGGTAGTCGTTTCTTAGCAATGCTCGTATTTTTCTGGTTGTTCTATCAAGTGATGGAAGTACGTGTGAAGTGGAGAGATTATGTCAGCTGGTCTAAAGACTACGTGGGCAAGATCTTGCGAATTGGATTACCTGCGGCTTTTGAACAAATTCTTTATCAGTCGGCTCAAATTGTGTTCCTTTTCTATATTACTTACCTCGGAGCAGAAGCTTTGGCCGCGCGCCAATACGCGCATAATATTTCCATGTTTACTTACTTATTTGCGATTGCCATTGGGATGGGAACAGCGATCATCGTAGGACGTTTTGTGGGAGCTGGTCGTTCAGAAGAAGCTTACCAGCAACTTTGGAAAAGTGTACGCTATGCCATGACGTTCACCGTTACAGCAGTGACACTTGTTGTGATCTTCCGCAAATCGATTGTATCCATTTTTACAGACAATCCAGAAGTCATTCAACTAGCGGCGCAAGTACTTGTTCTTGGTTTGGTGCTGGAAACGGGACGCACTTTGAACATAGTTATTATTAATTCACTTCGCGCAGCAGGAGATGCAAGGTTCCCTGTTTTAATGGGGGCTATTTCAATGATTGGAATCAGTCTGCCGCTTGGGTACTTCTTTGTCTTCATCTTAGATTGGGGATTAGTAGGGGTCTGGGCTGCCATTGCCATCGATGAATGGACGCGTGGTTTAATCATGTTATTCCGCTGGAAGAGTAAAGCATGGAAACGCTACGCACTTGTCAATGTGCCCGAACAAACAAAAGAAGCCGAGTCGCTATAG
- a CDS encoding LysM peptidoglycan-binding domain-containing protein, whose amino-acid sequence MKKQIVALTAISGLLFGAAGASAAEQSYTVKSGDTLWSIAQQNQVSVGDIQEWNNLNSTLIFPQQELQVGEFETYTVVSGDTLYQIAQKNDISVADLKGWNGLTSDLIFPEQQLFVEGTDYKAAPVEQQVAVSAPVEQQAAPVEQKAAAPVETQQTEQAQAAPQQSQPVEQAPVEAAQTMTVEATAYTAYCEGCSGTTATGIDLRANPNQKVIAVDPSVIPLGSKVWVEGYGEAIAGDTGGAIKGNKIDLFMPEQQDALNWGRQTITIKILD is encoded by the coding sequence GTTTATTATTTGGAGCGGCTGGCGCATCTGCAGCTGAACAATCTTATACAGTTAAAAGCGGGGACACATTATGGTCCATTGCACAACAAAATCAAGTATCAGTTGGAGATATTCAAGAGTGGAACAACTTAAACTCAACTCTTATCTTCCCACAGCAAGAATTACAAGTCGGTGAATTTGAGACTTACACAGTGGTTAGCGGCGATACGCTATACCAAATCGCACAAAAGAATGATATTTCCGTGGCTGACCTTAAAGGTTGGAACGGTTTAACATCAGATCTTATTTTCCCAGAACAACAATTGTTCGTAGAGGGAACTGACTATAAAGCAGCACCTGTTGAGCAGCAAGTAGCTGTTTCAGCTCCTGTTGAGCAACAAGCAGCACCAGTAGAACAAAAAGCTGCTGCACCAGTTGAAACTCAGCAGACTGAACAAGCTCAAGCAGCACCACAGCAATCACAACCGGTAGAACAAGCTCCTGTAGAGGCAGCACAAACAATGACTGTAGAAGCAACAGCGTATACAGCTTATTGTGAAGGATGTTCAGGTACAACAGCAACAGGAATTGACCTTCGTGCCAATCCAAATCAAAAAGTAATTGCAGTCGATCCTTCAGTTATCCCATTAGGTTCTAAAGTATGGGTAGAAGGTTACGGAGAAGCAATAGCTGGTGATACGGGTGGAGCTATTAAAGGAAACAAAATTGATCTCTTCATGCCAGAGCAACAAGATGCTTTGAACTGGGGACGTCAAACTATCACTATTAAAATTTTAGATTAA